In Trichocoleus sp. FACHB-46, one DNA window encodes the following:
- a CDS encoding DNA topoisomerase I encodes MDLIDKVLEKLKELVGKLIDALLGPEAQPEPEPIPIPVNDRRR; translated from the coding sequence ATGGATTTGATTGACAAAGTCCTAGAAAAGCTAAAAGAGTTAGTTGGTAAGCTAATTGATGCTCTGCTGGGGCCAGAAGCTCAGCCGGAGCCAGAGCCAATTCCAATTCCCGTTAACGATCGTCGTCGTTAA
- a CDS encoding tRNA-(ms[2]io[6]A)-hydroxylase, producing the protein MVASELPKIKFLQQPTASAWVEQALANLDTVLLDHSHCERKAAGVALNLMFRYPSNTKMVKALTAIAKEELEHFEQVNQILERRGVPLGPLSAPPYGAGLNQQIRRNEPERLLDFLLVCGLIEARSHERLSLLAAHVPDPELARFYRVLMASEARHYGAYWVLATTYYERSLVEQRLEELATVESQLLAMLHPEPRIHS; encoded by the coding sequence GTGGTGGCCTCCGAATTACCCAAAATTAAGTTTTTGCAGCAACCCACTGCCTCTGCTTGGGTCGAGCAAGCTCTGGCTAACTTAGATACGGTTCTGCTCGACCACTCCCACTGTGAACGCAAAGCCGCAGGTGTGGCGCTGAATCTAATGTTTCGCTATCCGTCTAACACCAAGATGGTAAAGGCTCTAACGGCGATCGCCAAAGAAGAGTTAGAACATTTTGAGCAAGTTAATCAAATTCTGGAGCGACGCGGTGTACCGTTAGGGCCTCTGTCTGCCCCGCCTTATGGGGCAGGGTTAAATCAGCAAATTCGTCGCAATGAACCAGAGCGTTTGCTAGATTTTCTACTGGTTTGTGGCTTGATTGAAGCCCGGAGCCACGAGCGTCTGAGCTTGTTAGCGGCTCATGTTCCTGACCCAGAACTCGCGCGATTCTATCGAGTCTTGATGGCTTCAGAAGCAAGACACTATGGAGCCTATTGGGTCTTGGCGACGACCTACTATGAGCGATCGCTGGTGGAGCAACGCTTAGAAGAGTTGGCAACAGTTGAAAGTCAGTTGCTAGCGATGTTACATCCAGAGCCCAGGATTCATAGCTAA
- the glyA gene encoding serine hydroxymethyltransferase, with amino-acid sequence MTQTNLDFLANNDPDIADLVQQELQRQRDHLELIASENFTSAAVLAAQGSVLTNKYAEGLPQKRYYGGCEYVDQIEQLAIDRIKQLFGAAHANVQPHSGAQANFAVFLALLEPGDTIMGMDLSHGGHLTHGSPVNVSGKWFKVCHYGVSQETEQLDYDQIRELALQHRPKLIVCGYSAYPRIIQFDKFRAIADEVGAYLLADIAHIAGLVATGHHPNPLPYCDVVTTTTHKTLRGPRGGLIMTRDPELGKKFDKAVFPGTQGGPLEHVIAAKAVAFGEALKPEFKTYSGQVIENAQALASQLQQRGFKIVSGGTDNHLMLVDLRSIGMTGKRADQLVSGVNITANKNTVPFDPESPFVTSGLRLGSPAMTTRGMGTTEFAEIANIIADRLLNPEDEAIAQACRQRVATLCAGFPLYPHLSIPVPVLA; translated from the coding sequence GTGACTCAAACTAATTTAGACTTCCTAGCCAACAATGATCCCGACATTGCTGATTTAGTCCAGCAAGAACTACAGCGCCAGCGTGATCACTTAGAGCTGATTGCGAGTGAAAACTTTACCTCTGCCGCCGTGCTAGCAGCTCAAGGTTCAGTGCTAACCAATAAGTACGCCGAGGGTTTGCCCCAAAAACGTTACTACGGTGGTTGTGAATATGTAGACCAGATCGAGCAACTCGCGATCGATCGCATCAAGCAACTCTTTGGTGCCGCCCACGCCAATGTCCAACCCCACTCAGGGGCGCAAGCCAATTTTGCTGTTTTCTTGGCTCTGCTAGAACCAGGCGACACCATTATGGGCATGGATTTGTCTCACGGTGGCCACTTAACCCACGGCTCTCCGGTCAACGTTTCTGGCAAGTGGTTCAAAGTTTGTCATTACGGCGTCAGCCAAGAAACTGAGCAACTGGACTACGACCAAATCCGCGAGTTAGCACTCCAGCATCGGCCTAAATTAATTGTCTGTGGCTACTCCGCTTATCCTCGGATTATCCAGTTCGATAAATTCCGGGCGATTGCCGATGAGGTTGGCGCTTACCTACTCGCAGACATCGCCCACATTGCTGGATTAGTCGCGACTGGACACCATCCGAATCCCCTGCCTTACTGCGATGTTGTTACCACCACCACCCACAAAACCCTGCGTGGACCCAGAGGTGGATTGATCATGACCCGCGATCCTGAACTCGGCAAAAAGTTTGATAAGGCGGTCTTCCCTGGAACTCAAGGCGGGCCTCTAGAGCATGTGATTGCAGCTAAAGCAGTGGCGTTTGGGGAAGCCCTGAAGCCAGAATTCAAAACTTATTCAGGCCAAGTGATTGAAAATGCTCAAGCTTTGGCTAGCCAGCTACAGCAACGAGGCTTCAAAATTGTTTCAGGTGGCACCGACAACCACCTGATGCTGGTAGATTTGCGCTCGATCGGCATGACTGGCAAAAGAGCAGACCAGTTGGTGAGTGGGGTTAACATCACAGCCAACAAAAATACGGTGCCCTTTGATCCAGAGTCACCGTTTGTCACCAGCGGTCTCAGACTCGGCTCCCCCGCTATGACCACTCGTGGTATGGGAACCACTGAGTTTGCGGAAATTGCCAACATCATTGCCGATCGACTGCTAAATCCTGAAGACGAGGCGATCGCCCAGGCTTGCCGTCAACGAGTCGCTACCTTGTGCGCTGGATTCCCGCTTTATCCGCATCTGAGCATTCCTGTGCCAGTTTTGGCATAG
- a CDS encoding Tic20 family protein, whose protein sequence is MTWRGSTSVPDRIFAALPYLLPLIDGLRFGEFLFSQFPVLQLIFLPILPIVQIYQTVPFAGLIVFFALFFLVVRNERINHFIRFNTMQAILIDIVLMLCSLVLPFLVRAIPVTLIVETLYNVVFLGVLAAFVYAVAQSLFGRYAEIPTISDAVYMQVR, encoded by the coding sequence ATGACTTGGCGCGGATCAACCAGTGTTCCTGATCGCATTTTTGCAGCTTTACCTTACCTACTTCCGCTCATTGATGGATTGCGATTTGGTGAGTTTTTGTTCAGCCAATTTCCCGTCCTCCAGCTGATTTTCCTGCCCATCTTGCCAATTGTTCAAATCTATCAAACCGTTCCCTTTGCAGGTCTCATTGTTTTCTTTGCCTTGTTTTTCCTCGTGGTTAGAAACGAGCGAATTAATCACTTCATTCGCTTCAATACCATGCAGGCTATTTTGATAGATATTGTTTTAATGCTTTGTAGTCTAGTATTACCGTTCTTAGTGAGAGCTATCCCAGTCACTCTAATTGTAGAAACGCTATATAACGTTGTCTTCTTGGGTGTTTTAGCTGCCTTTGTTTACGCAGTCGCTCAATCCCTATTCGGACGTTATGCCGAAATTCCCACTATTTCAGACGCGGTGTATATGCAGGTGCGTTAA
- a CDS encoding GNAT family N-acetyltransferase, protein MPRCYRDFVIRAWQPRDRTAAAEVIRVVLAEYGLGWEPEGADRDVLEVEACYQAVGGEFWVVEHQNRVVGTAAYSPVERGEAAVEIRKMYLLPEVRGQGLGKYLLQQLEQAIAAQPFQTIWIETASVLAEAVKLYESSGYQPATGVETARCDRVYLKRLQGCTKR, encoded by the coding sequence ATGCCAAGGTGCTATCGAGATTTTGTGATTCGGGCTTGGCAACCGCGCGATCGCACTGCTGCGGCTGAAGTGATTCGTGTCGTCTTGGCGGAGTATGGTTTGGGCTGGGAACCGGAAGGAGCCGATCGCGATGTCTTAGAAGTTGAAGCTTGCTATCAAGCAGTGGGCGGTGAATTCTGGGTGGTAGAGCATCAAAATCGAGTCGTAGGGACAGCCGCCTATTCCCCAGTGGAGCGCGGAGAAGCAGCGGTTGAGATTCGCAAAATGTACCTGCTGCCCGAAGTGCGAGGACAAGGACTGGGCAAGTATTTATTGCAGCAATTGGAGCAAGCGATCGCCGCGCAACCGTTCCAAACTATCTGGATCGAGACTGCCAGTGTTCTAGCTGAGGCTGTCAAACTCTACGAAAGCAGTGGTTATCAGCCTGCCACTGGGGTAGAAACTGCCCGGTGCGATCGCGTCTATCTCAAACGGCTCCAAGGCTGCACTAAACGCTGA
- the aroQ gene encoding type II 3-dehydroquinate dehydratase translates to MLSVLVLHGPNLNLLGQREPGIYGRVTLDEINRSLEQEGQALQVKISTLQSNHEGALVDAIHAAQGHHQGILINAGAYTHTSVALRDAIAAVNLPTVEVHLSNIYRREEFRYHSFIAPVAVGQISGFGPESYRLGLHALVHHLQQLPAT, encoded by the coding sequence TTGCTAAGCGTTTTAGTTCTGCATGGGCCTAACCTAAATCTCCTGGGACAGCGTGAACCAGGGATCTATGGTCGTGTGACCTTGGATGAAATTAACCGTTCGCTAGAGCAGGAAGGGCAAGCCCTACAAGTCAAGATCTCTACCTTGCAATCAAATCACGAGGGTGCTTTGGTTGATGCCATTCATGCTGCTCAGGGACATCATCAGGGAATTTTAATCAATGCTGGCGCGTATACCCACACAAGTGTGGCCCTACGAGATGCGATCGCCGCAGTTAATCTCCCCACCGTTGAGGTGCATCTCAGTAATATCTATCGGCGCGAAGAGTTTCGATACCATTCCTTTATCGCACCTGTGGCTGTTGGGCAAATTAGTGGTTTTGGCCCTGAAAGCTACCGCTTAGGGCTACATGCCTTAGTACATCATCTTCAGCAGCTACCTGCCACTTGA
- a CDS encoding fumarylacetoacetate hydrolase family protein gives MAQRYVRVQTPEGQIYYGLLQLNRGVQVLDAPPWLKGQPTDLELKPDSYQLLAPCAPSKIVAVGKNYAKHAAEMGGEVPQEPLLFLKPPTAVTAAGTEINYPSQTERVDYEGELAVVIGERCVDCTPEQAQSKIWGYTIANDVTARDLQRRDSQWTRAKGFDTFCPLGPWIVRELSPGARLQTIVNENPEPAQSALIEQMVFTPDVLVSYISQIMTLLPGDVVLTGTPEGVGPLQVGDRVRVEIEGIGSLDNWVVARKAARL, from the coding sequence ATGGCACAGCGCTATGTCCGAGTTCAAACACCTGAAGGCCAAATTTACTACGGCTTGTTGCAGCTAAACCGAGGCGTGCAGGTGCTAGATGCACCTCCCTGGTTAAAGGGGCAACCCACTGATCTAGAGCTAAAGCCAGACAGCTATCAGCTTTTAGCGCCTTGTGCCCCTTCTAAAATTGTGGCGGTAGGCAAGAATTACGCTAAACATGCAGCCGAAATGGGAGGGGAAGTTCCGCAAGAACCTCTACTGTTCTTAAAGCCCCCAACGGCTGTTACCGCAGCGGGGACAGAAATCAACTACCCTTCCCAAACTGAAAGAGTGGATTACGAAGGAGAGTTGGCCGTTGTCATTGGGGAGCGCTGCGTAGACTGCACCCCGGAGCAAGCCCAGAGCAAAATCTGGGGTTATACCATTGCTAACGATGTCACTGCTAGAGACTTGCAACGCCGAGACAGTCAATGGACAAGGGCAAAAGGGTTTGATACGTTTTGTCCTCTGGGTCCCTGGATTGTCCGGGAACTGAGTCCAGGAGCAAGGCTGCAAACCATTGTGAATGAAAACCCAGAACCTGCCCAATCGGCTTTGATTGAGCAGATGGTTTTTACTCCCGATGTACTGGTGTCTTACATCAGCCAGATCATGACGTTGCTTCCAGGCGATGTGGTGCTAACCGGAACCCCAGAAGGAGTCGGACCGCTGCAAGTAGGCGATCGCGTGCGGGTAGAAATTGAAGGTATTGGTAGCCTTGACAACTGGGTAGTCGCGCGGAAAGCGGCACGTTTGTAG
- the rpsF gene encoding 30S ribosomal protein S6, with protein sequence MSYIYETMYILRPDLGEELTDQAISKYQNILREQGAELLETQHRGKRRLAYEIKKQREGVYVQMNYSGPGGAIAVLERAMRLSEEVVRYLTVKQEVTAEAAPAEEAEA encoded by the coding sequence ATGAGCTACATTTACGAGACAATGTATATTTTGCGTCCTGACTTGGGCGAAGAGCTAACCGATCAGGCAATCAGCAAGTATCAGAATATTTTACGGGAGCAAGGTGCCGAGCTACTGGAAACTCAGCATCGTGGTAAGCGCCGCCTCGCCTACGAAATCAAAAAACAGCGTGAAGGTGTTTACGTGCAAATGAACTACAGTGGCCCCGGTGGCGCGATCGCAGTTCTAGAGAGAGCCATGCGTTTGAGCGAAGAAGTAGTTCGCTATCTCACCGTTAAGCAAGAAGTAACAGCTGAAGCAGCTCCCGCTGAAGAAGCTGAAGCGTAG
- the coaD gene encoding pantetheine-phosphate adenylyltransferase, which translates to MIAIYPGSFDPITFGHLDIIQRGARLFDTVIVAVLRNPNKMPLFTVEERIEQIRQATSHISRVQVDSFDGLAVTYAHLRQAKVLLRGLRVLSDFEKELQMAHTNKTLSDQIETVFLATSNEYSFLSSSLVKEIAKFGGPVDHLVPKHVALDIYSRCYAKTHPVAAPTVMDPISTLDHPKA; encoded by the coding sequence TTGATTGCTATCTATCCCGGTAGTTTCGATCCCATTACCTTTGGCCACCTCGACATTATTCAGCGAGGGGCGAGGCTTTTTGACACGGTAATTGTGGCAGTACTACGCAACCCGAATAAAATGCCTCTGTTCACTGTAGAGGAGCGGATTGAGCAAATCCGGCAGGCAACCAGCCATATTTCTAGAGTGCAGGTGGATAGCTTTGATGGATTAGCCGTGACATATGCTCATCTTCGGCAGGCTAAAGTACTGTTGAGGGGCCTCAGGGTACTGTCCGATTTTGAGAAGGAACTCCAGATGGCCCACACAAACAAGACACTTTCGGACCAGATCGAAACAGTTTTTCTAGCAACTTCTAACGAATACAGTTTCCTAAGTAGTAGTCTGGTGAAAGAGATTGCCAAGTTTGGTGGTCCTGTCGATCATCTCGTTCCTAAACATGTTGCCCTAGATATTTACAGCCGATGTTACGCCAAGACTCATCCAGTAGCAGCCCCGACCGTGATGGACCCAATCTCCACGCTGGATCATCCCAAAGCGTAA
- a CDS encoding Npun_F5560 family protein, translating to MDTGNFQEVQAEVAHLREELQMRDQLVQQLSQELFRLVKGNTGFMPSPEASERHMTEIRALREQLQGVEQQVTFYQEQITSRDTEIYQLRQSVQELTDRSRMLEQVVQELPRVYREKFAERIAPVKEKLAMLQRENRQLHAELQSVSYRLAVRTRRASGLDLPSFPRPGSATLPNFG from the coding sequence ATGGATACAGGCAATTTTCAAGAAGTGCAAGCAGAAGTGGCTCATCTGCGTGAAGAATTGCAGATGAGAGACCAACTGGTGCAGCAGTTGTCTCAGGAACTGTTCCGGTTGGTAAAGGGCAATACAGGCTTTATGCCAAGCCCAGAGGCCTCTGAGCGTCATATGACTGAGATTCGGGCCTTACGTGAGCAATTACAGGGTGTAGAGCAGCAAGTTACGTTCTACCAAGAACAGATCACATCACGGGATACAGAGATTTATCAGTTACGGCAGTCGGTGCAAGAACTGACCGATCGCAGCCGTATGTTGGAGCAAGTGGTGCAGGAACTCCCGCGAGTTTACCGAGAAAAGTTTGCTGAGCGCATTGCTCCTGTGAAGGAAAAGCTGGCGATGCTGCAACGAGAAAACCGCCAACTTCACGCTGAGTTGCAAAGCGTTAGCTATCGCTTAGCAGTGAGAACTCGTCGTGCCTCCGGTTTGGATTTGCCTAGCTTTCCTCGACCAGGTTCTGCTACTTTGCCCAACTTTGGCTAA
- a CDS encoding NAD(P)/FAD-dependent oxidoreductase, whose translation MKLSKKNLDQKLDHVYDVIIVGGGVGGLSAAIYLQRYRLSCLVIEKGRGRSFWMQDLRNYLGLPPTTPGRTLLQQGQEHLLSLEGDYLAGYVEDLQDEGDTFAVKVKVGKKDSVYPVFRSKYLIAASGIIDHLPKFEDMQNVFDYAGYNLHVCMICDGYEMADKKCGLFVASEAAINTAFVLNWFTPYISVFTQGLFDVSPEMRQKLQEHGYPLIETPIQRFLGHDHEMNGVELSNGSVIELETGLIAMGSHYQSEYLKNLDLEWNGGNLKTDSMCRTTHPRVFAVGDLKEGLNQVSIAVADGTLAATAIWRDIRRQSSPRIWQDNLVGAAKT comes from the coding sequence ATGAAGCTTTCCAAAAAAAATTTAGATCAAAAGCTAGATCACGTTTATGACGTCATCATCGTCGGAGGCGGGGTAGGTGGCCTTTCCGCAGCAATCTACTTACAACGCTATCGCCTCTCTTGTCTGGTGATTGAGAAAGGCCGAGGTCGTTCCTTCTGGATGCAAGACCTCCGCAATTACTTAGGTTTGCCACCCACCACACCAGGCAGAACATTGCTACAGCAAGGGCAAGAGCACCTGCTATCTCTAGAAGGTGATTACTTAGCGGGTTACGTTGAAGACCTTCAGGATGAAGGCGACACCTTTGCTGTCAAAGTCAAGGTTGGCAAGAAAGACAGCGTCTACCCCGTATTTCGTTCCAAGTACCTGATTGCTGCGAGCGGCATTATTGACCATTTGCCCAAATTTGAAGACATGCAGAATGTATTTGACTACGCGGGCTACAACCTGCACGTCTGTATGATTTGCGATGGCTACGAAATGGCTGATAAGAAATGTGGTCTCTTCGTCGCTTCAGAAGCGGCCATCAACACCGCTTTTGTCTTAAATTGGTTTACTCCCTACATCAGCGTCTTTACGCAGGGCTTGTTTGACGTGAGTCCAGAAATGCGTCAGAAACTTCAAGAGCATGGCTACCCTTTGATTGAAACTCCCATTCAACGCTTTCTGGGACATGACCACGAAATGAATGGGGTTGAGTTGTCTAATGGTTCAGTGATTGAACTTGAGACAGGCCTGATTGCGATGGGTTCCCATTACCAAAGTGAGTACCTGAAAAACTTGGATTTGGAGTGGAATGGTGGCAATCTCAAAACTGACTCCATGTGCCGCACTACCCACCCTCGCGTTTTTGCCGTGGGGGACTTAAAGGAAGGATTGAATCAGGTGTCAATTGCGGTCGCAGATGGTACATTAGCTGCAACAGCAATTTGGCGAGACATTCGGCGGCAGTCGAGTCCTCGTATTTGGCAAGACAACTTAGTTGGAGCTGCAAAAACGTGA
- a CDS encoding STAS domain-containing protein: MTDQKLSRTVVLQPQGRLDLEGSVALQRQIAAIASERHSCWILDLTDVEFIDSSGLVALITGLNTANECNCRLIICNLQASVKLILEITQLDQVFEIVEEIETLFAELPPVMKLVAAKAAPSKTSGPVAA, encoded by the coding sequence ATGACTGATCAAAAACTAAGCAGAACAGTAGTACTTCAACCTCAGGGCCGTTTAGACCTTGAGGGTAGTGTAGCTCTACAACGCCAAATCGCGGCGATCGCATCCGAGCGTCATAGCTGCTGGATACTCGATCTGACCGACGTTGAATTTATTGACAGTTCTGGATTAGTGGCATTAATTACCGGACTCAACACTGCAAACGAGTGTAATTGCCGCCTGATTATTTGTAATTTGCAGGCTTCGGTGAAGCTGATCCTTGAAATCACTCAGCTCGACCAAGTCTTCGAGATTGTGGAAGAAATTGAAACTTTATTTGCTGAACTGCCCCCGGTGATGAAGTTAGTTGCGGCAAAAGCAGCGCCGTCTAAGACTTCTGGGCCTGTAGCAGCTTAA
- a CDS encoding competence/damage-inducible protein A — translation MSLSAEVICVGTELLLGDILNTNAQFLAQQLAQLGIPHYYQTVVGDNPLRLKKVLAIACERSRLIILTGGLGPTPDDLTIETLADFFDVPLVEHPEILEDITQKYARRGRQMSPSNRKQALLPEGAEVLPNSSGSAPGVIWQPRTGLTILTFPGVPSEMQLMWQETAVPYLRQQGWGQEIIHSRMLKFWGIAESALAEKVAPFLDLSNPTVAPYANHGEVKLRIAARAESEAIARQLIEPVEHQLRQIGGLDYYGADEDSLASVVGEHLQTAHETLGTAESCTGGGLGQMLTSIPGSSNYFMGGVISYDNQAKISLLGVNAQDLAQHGAVSHTIAKQMAAGVRSRLGTTWGLSITGIAGPGGGTASKPVGLVYIGLAGPQDEIESYEYQFGSFRGRSWIQRISACTALDQLRRKLLTRSLLEDLAF, via the coding sequence ATGAGTCTGAGTGCTGAAGTGATTTGTGTTGGCACTGAGCTGCTCTTGGGAGATATTCTGAACACGAACGCGCAATTTTTAGCGCAGCAGTTAGCTCAGCTAGGGATTCCCCACTACTATCAGACTGTAGTGGGAGATAATCCCCTCCGGCTCAAAAAAGTTTTAGCTATTGCCTGTGAGCGATCGCGCCTGATCATCCTCACTGGAGGCTTGGGACCAACACCTGACGACCTCACTATCGAGACGCTAGCCGACTTCTTTGATGTGCCGCTGGTCGAGCATCCAGAAATTCTCGAAGATATTACCCAGAAATATGCGCGTCGGGGGCGGCAGATGTCTCCGAGCAACCGGAAGCAAGCTTTGTTGCCAGAGGGGGCTGAAGTGCTCCCTAATTCCTCAGGCAGTGCTCCAGGAGTCATATGGCAACCCCGCACAGGCCTGACGATTCTCACCTTTCCGGGAGTGCCCTCGGAAATGCAGTTGATGTGGCAAGAAACGGCAGTGCCTTACCTGCGACAACAAGGCTGGGGACAAGAAATTATTCACAGCCGCATGCTGAAATTTTGGGGCATTGCTGAATCAGCCTTGGCTGAAAAAGTTGCACCGTTTCTGGATTTAAGCAATCCCACAGTCGCGCCTTATGCCAATCACGGAGAAGTGAAGTTGCGGATTGCTGCGCGAGCAGAGTCAGAAGCAATAGCACGCCAATTAATCGAACCTGTAGAGCACCAACTGCGCCAAATTGGTGGACTAGACTATTACGGTGCTGATGAAGACAGCTTAGCGTCAGTGGTAGGCGAGCACTTGCAAACTGCTCATGAGACCCTGGGTACAGCTGAGTCATGCACAGGGGGTGGCCTGGGCCAAATGCTTACCAGCATCCCTGGCAGCTCAAATTATTTTATGGGTGGGGTCATTTCCTATGACAACCAAGCCAAGATTTCGCTGCTAGGTGTGAACGCGCAAGACCTAGCACAGCACGGAGCGGTGAGCCATACGATCGCTAAGCAAATGGCCGCTGGGGTGCGATCGCGCTTAGGCACGACTTGGGGACTCAGCATTACAGGCATTGCGGGGCCTGGAGGCGGTACTGCCTCTAAACCTGTTGGCTTAGTCTATATTGGGCTTGCAGGCCCCCAGGATGAAATAGAGAGCTACGAATATCAATTTGGCTCCTTCCGAGGGCGGAGTTGGATTCAACGAATTAGCGCTTGTACTGCCCTGGATCAATTGCGACGTAAGCTTTTGACGCGATCGCTGCTAGAAGACTTAGCTTTTTAA
- a CDS encoding glycosyltransferase family 4 protein, whose product MAEPYSIFLMPYQLYHLVAFLVSALIVLWSTPIVRKIGLKSGRVDLPGDRKVHQRPMVRLGGVSIFAGTLVALLIVWWTGGFGLLPPDKEYEVWGVTIGGLAFFLIGLTDDLIGLSPLTRLIVQAVVAGLAWKVGVQIEFLSIPFDGLVSLPDWISLPITVIWLVGMANAINWIDGLDGLAAGVSGIAAVVMLVASLFMNQPAAALIAAALAGGALGFLRYNFNPAQIFMGDGGAYFIGFTLAGVGVIGLVKSVTTVAVVLPYLILAVPILDMSAVILDRLRSGKSPFVADKRHLHHRLLQAGLSHRLTVLFIYSLTLWVGSIALAVSGMPSGIAYAFGATALLSYTSWQVRKQARAR is encoded by the coding sequence TTGGCTGAACCCTACTCTATTTTCCTGATGCCATACCAGCTCTATCACCTGGTTGCATTTCTCGTCTCCGCCCTCATCGTCCTCTGGAGTACGCCAATTGTTAGAAAAATTGGCCTCAAAAGTGGACGAGTAGACCTCCCTGGCGATCGCAAGGTTCATCAACGACCCATGGTTCGCTTGGGAGGTGTTTCTATTTTCGCAGGCACCCTCGTTGCCTTGCTGATTGTTTGGTGGACGGGCGGATTCGGTCTGCTTCCCCCTGACAAAGAATATGAAGTTTGGGGAGTCACCATTGGTGGTTTGGCCTTTTTCTTAATTGGCTTGACCGATGACCTAATTGGTCTGTCGCCCCTGACCCGCCTAATTGTGCAAGCCGTTGTTGCTGGCTTAGCCTGGAAGGTGGGTGTACAGATTGAATTTCTCTCTATTCCTTTCGACGGTCTAGTTTCTCTACCCGATTGGATCAGCCTACCCATCACCGTAATCTGGCTAGTGGGCATGGCCAATGCAATTAATTGGATTGATGGCTTGGATGGCTTAGCAGCAGGAGTGTCCGGGATTGCTGCCGTAGTCATGCTGGTTGCCAGTTTATTCATGAACCAACCCGCGGCTGCTTTAATTGCAGCGGCCTTAGCAGGAGGTGCTTTGGGCTTTCTGCGCTACAACTTTAATCCTGCTCAGATCTTTATGGGTGATGGGGGAGCCTACTTCATCGGTTTCACCCTCGCTGGGGTAGGTGTCATCGGCTTGGTTAAGAGTGTCACTACTGTCGCGGTCGTGTTGCCCTACCTAATTTTGGCCGTGCCTATTCTGGATATGTCGGCGGTAATTTTAGACCGTCTGCGGAGTGGTAAGTCTCCTTTTGTGGCTGATAAGCGCCATTTGCACCATCGACTGTTGCAAGCAGGACTCTCACATCGCTTAACGGTTTTATTTATTTACTCGTTAACTTTGTGGGTTGGTAGTATTGCCCTGGCTGTTTCTGGTATGCCCAGTGGTATTGCTTATGCCTTCGGTGCGACTGCGCTGCTGAGTTACACCAGTTGGCAAGTACGCAAGCAAGCGCGAGCCCGTTAA
- a CDS encoding phosphodiester glycosidase family protein: protein MLSQNEANRPRQFSRRAFLALGGAALTQVFAQVESVDAARPARVIRRRVAGIPFYQTTIDLTDPKTFITIGLPHRAPIANSAHVSYGDEAFGRIVARSHAAVVANGTFFSTDGEKRVMGNVVAEGRFLKYSPWENYGTTLGLRAGNEPEMVTARVDGKPDWQEHWFSITSGPRLLRQGKVWLAPKSEGFRDPRVLGVASRAAIGFPRGGKKLVLVTFLANLSLEREAKIMRAIGCYEAMNLDGGSSLGLASHSKILVRPGRELTNVIVVYDAKHPAPTALKDSWTMFQRGDRPTLRA, encoded by the coding sequence ATGTTAAGTCAGAACGAGGCGAATAGACCCCGTCAATTTTCCCGGCGGGCGTTTTTAGCGTTAGGAGGTGCGGCCCTCACCCAAGTCTTTGCCCAAGTAGAATCTGTGGATGCAGCGCGTCCAGCTCGTGTGATTCGGCGTCGAGTCGCAGGCATTCCTTTCTACCAAACCACGATCGACTTAACTGACCCCAAAACTTTCATCACGATTGGCTTACCTCATCGGGCTCCTATAGCCAACAGCGCTCACGTTTCTTACGGAGACGAAGCTTTTGGCAGAATCGTGGCTCGTTCCCATGCAGCAGTCGTGGCGAATGGCACCTTCTTTAGCACTGACGGAGAGAAGCGAGTCATGGGCAACGTGGTGGCAGAAGGCCGATTCCTCAAGTACAGCCCGTGGGAGAACTATGGAACCACTTTGGGCCTAAGAGCAGGAAATGAACCAGAAATGGTAACGGCCAGAGTGGATGGCAAGCCTGACTGGCAAGAGCATTGGTTTTCGATTACCAGTGGCCCTAGGCTACTGAGACAAGGCAAAGTTTGGCTGGCCCCCAAATCAGAAGGTTTTCGAGATCCGCGCGTGTTGGGAGTGGCGTCACGAGCTGCGATCGGTTTCCCCCGCGGCGGCAAAAAATTAGTTCTAGTTACCTTTCTGGCTAACTTATCTTTAGAGCGAGAAGCCAAAATCATGCGAGCGATCGGCTGCTACGAAGCCATGAATCTAGATGGGGGCTCCTCTCTAGGACTAGCTAGCCATAGCAAAATTTTGGTCCGTCCAGGACGTGAACTCACCAATGTCATCGTTGTTTACGATGCCAAGCATCCTGCACCTACAGCTCTAAAGGATTCTTGGACGATGTTTCAACGAGGTGATCGCCCTACCTTACGTGCTTAA